The window ACTTTCCTCCCATACCAATGGTCACTGTATTAATGTTTTCGGGGCCAGGGTAATTGATAATAGATACCAACTGACCCGAATCATTCCACCTATGCCATTCTCCTGTGTAATGATTGTTTTTGTAGGCCCCTGAATCTTTCAGCTTTCCGTTCGGGTACCAAAACATCCATGGCCCCTGTTTGATGTTATTTTCATAAGACCCTTCTGCCGCCTTCACTTTTTTGGGATGATACAGTGTAAAGGGCCCATCTTTAATAGTTAGTTTCTCATCCTGGAAATAAGCTTTCAATAAAACATTGGTATCGGGGTATACAGACATTAATAACCAATGATCACCGGTTTTTACCGCCAGGGCCGGTAGCTCACCGTTGGCTTTATTGGTGAGGGCAAGCCCGAGGGTCAGGTATTTACGGATGGTGTCTGGTTGCTTTTTTTGTGCCAGGCTGGTATAGCAACAGATGGTAGCGACCAATAAAAAAGTAATTGTTTTATACATAGGCTAAGAATGTTCAGTAATCAATGCTCAATTATCCTGAATACAGGGTACCGCATGTGCGCCGGTTCATAATACGGTGAATTCCTGTAGATAAAATCCAATTGCGCGCCGGCGCTTTTGGCGAGGGTGGTATCCGTAGCTTTCTTTTCTTCCAGTTTGGTTTTTAGTTCAGGGTGTTCTTTCAGGTATTGTGCGGCAATATCTTCAAATGCATAGCCACTGAACCCTTCTTTTTGTCCCAGTATCCCGTCAAAATAATTCCAGGCAAAGTAAGAGTCATCAGCCTGTGGTTCCAGTACTTCTATGAGAAAGCGGTTGGCCACCTGGTTCATGGGGATATAGTAATCGCCTTTGCGGAAAGAGAGCTTTTGCATACTGGCACTCACTTTCACATCAGTGTTCAGGTGGTGCATCTCATAGGGGCGGGGAGAGGTTTTATAATCTTCAATGCGGTATACTTCCACTTCCATCGCGGTGTCTCTGGCCAAGGGCTTCATCTGCACCTTATTCAGTTTCAACAGGTCAATGATCTTCCACCAGCCCTGTGGTACGATGTAAGCTGCCGGTTTTTTAATGGTAGTTTTGGCATCGAAGTAGTTATAATATTTCAGTTGCTTTTCGTAAGGTTTACTACGGTCATAATAGAGCCTGGACAAGCCTGAAATATCGCTGGGCTTGCGGATGGCTTCATATCCTTTAAAAGTAACTTCTGCATTTTTATTCCTGTTTAATACCCAGCTAACCGGGAAATCTGTTTGTTGCTTTACTGATTGTTTGGTTTGTTCCCGCAGTTGTTTAATGGCCTGGCTGTTCTTAGTGGTGAATGCGATAAAGCTTTCCATCAGGGCATAGGTGGATTGTACCCTTTGCTCATAGCTTTTCAGCATGTGTGTTTCGGGCACAAAGGCAAAGGTGTGCCACAGAGTAGCATAACCACTGCTGTAGCGGGGACCATCAAAGTAAGCCGTAAGGCCTGCATCGGGTGTATTACCCCCAAAGCTGACATAAGGCACGAGGTCGTACCCTTTTTCTTTCATCAGTGCATACAAGCCCGGTTCAAATTGTTTATTCAGGTATTCACCCATTGCCCCGCCCAGCTTGCTGTGCTGGGAGGTGAGCAGGGTCATGACATGTTGGTAGTCGGCGCCATTGCTCACATGATTGTCTACAAATACATCGGGATCACACAAGTGAAAGATCTCCGCGAAAGACCTCGCTTCTTTGGAATCGGCTTTGATGAAATCCCTGTTCAGGTCCAGGTTCTGTGAGTTGCCGCGAAAGCCAAATTCCTTTGGTCCGTTCTGGTCTACCCGGTAAAAGGCGCTGCGGTTGAGGCAGCCGCCAATATTGTATACGGGAATGATAGCCAGCACCAAATTGGCCGGTAAGGTCTTTTTATGGGTAACTATATCACGCACCAGCAACATGCTGGCGTCAATACCATCGGGTTCGCCGGGATGGATACCATTATTGATCAGGATAAAACGCCTGTCCTTCTTTTTGAGGCTGGCAATGTCTACGTCTTTATCGGCCGACACAATGACCAGGTGTAAGGGAAAGCCTGCATCAGTGGGTCCCATGGTGAGCATTTTGACCTGCGGAAATCGCTCATCCAACTGTTTCCACCAGGCAATCGCTTCCTGGTAGGTGGGTGTTTCCTGGTAATTGGATTGTTCATACTTCGTGGAAATGGTCTGGGCTGTAAGCAGGAACGGAATAAAGGCACAAAAACACAGTAGAATTGTTCTCATTTTGGCTGGTTATGCTATAAAAATAAGGAAGCCAAATTTAAGTAAGCCGGCCAGGACTTGTTTTCACTTAAATTTATAGAGGCGGCTTTGATCAGGAATCGTTTATTACCTTTAAGCATAATATTTGCACATGGCGTCAGAGGCCGGCACAAATGAACATTGGGATTGGGAAATCAGTAACCGCAGTAGCTGGTGCAATTGGTCGCTGCATGAGTTATGGGCCTACCGGCACCTGCTGTTCCGGTTTATCAAGCGGGACTTCCTTGTCAATTACCAGCAAACGATCCTGGGCCCCTTGTGGGTAATATTACAACCTGCTTTAACGCTGGTGGTGTATGTGTGGGTATTCGGCCACTGGATGGGTATTCCTACCGGTTCGGCGCCGCCGGTACTTTTCTTTCTTTGCGGCATTCTTTTATGGGGTTTGTGCAACGACCTGTTTACCGGCACTGCTTTTATTTTTACTTATTATAGTTACCTCTATAGCAAAGTATATTTCCCCCGCCTCATTGTTCCCTTATCGGTTGCCGGTACACATGTGGTACGCTTCCTGATCCAACTGGTATTGCTGCTGATCGTATTTGGTTATTACTGGCTTTGGCGCGATTACCCGGTTACTTTTAATGCCTGGACACTGTTTCTGCCGGTGGCCATGCTGCTCACCGCCCTTTTTGCGTTATCCTTCGGACTGATATTTTCTATCCTTACGGCAAGGTACCGTGACCTTACGAATATTGTTCACCTGGGTATCCGGCTATTCATGTTTGTAACGCCGGTTATCTATCCTGTGTCGCTGGTGCCGCCGGGTATTAGGTGGTTTGTGAATGCGAATCCTTTATCGCCGCTCTTTGAGGTATTCAGGTATGCCTTGCTTGGGCAGGGTACGTTTACCCCCGGACAATTGCTGTATAGTACGTTATCTATAACCCTGTTATTCTTTTTTTCACTGGCCTGGTTTAATAAACAGGCCGTTAGGCTGATAGATGTAGTATAACCAATATGAGCGATATCGTCATAGAAGCAACGGATGTATCCAAGTTGTACCGGCTGGGCGTAGCAGGTACAGGCTCTTTCCGCCAGGACCTCAAAAGATGGTGGACAAAGAACCTGACCAGCCGGGAGGACCCATTTTTTCATACCGGTGATAATCGGGGAGCGCATTCTTTATCGGAGGTAAGAGCATTGGACCATGTCAGTTTCCAGATAAGGCAGGGCGAGATATGGGGTATTGTTGGTAATAACGGCGCCGGTAAATCTACTTTATTAAAGATCATATCCCGGATCATTCAACCCACCGCAGGGCAGGTGAGGGGCAAGGGTACTATCGGTAGCCTGCTGGAGGTAGGAACAGGCTTTCATGGAGAGCTTACCGGCCGGGAGAATGTGTATATCAGCGGCTATTTGCTGGGCATGAATAAAGCCCAGGTGAAGCAAAGGTTTGATGAGATCGTTGAGTTTTCAGGTATTGAAAAGTTTATCGATACACCGGTCAAGCGTTATTCTTCCGGTATGTATGTGCGGCTTGCTTTTTCAGTGGCCGCTCACCTGGAACCGGATATCCTGATCATGGATGAAGTGCTGGCCGTAGGCGATACGGCTTTCCAGAAGAAATGCCTGGACAAGATGCAGCAGGTGGCGAATGAAAGTCACCGCACAATTCTATTTGTGAGCCACAATATGCAGGCTGTTAATCACCTCTGCCGCCAGGCTATGTGGCTGCAGCAGGGAAAGCTGGTAACGATGGGAACTGCTGCCCAGGTGGTGAACAGTTATATCGGCAGCCTGCAACAACATAAGCTGGGTTTTCAATCGGCGGATATTGCAACAGCGCCCGGTAATGAATTGGTACGGATATTGTCATTTGAGCTGATCCCCGATCTTAAGAACCCCGGCGACGTAATAGATATACGTACGCCATTGACCGTACAGTTCAGTATTTATAATAATGAACCGGGCATGGTGCTCAATGCCGGACTGCACCTGCATAATTATGCGGGGGACTGCATTTTCGATGTAGCTTCACCAGTGGCGGTTTGTCCGGCGGGGATCATACAGGGCGAGTGCCGCATCCCGGGTCATTTCCTGAATGACGGATCTTATTATTTTTCACTGATCATCGTCCGGGATACCTCTATTCCCGTATATTATCACGAGGCGGGGATCCATTTTGAAGTGGCCGATTACCGGGAAGGCACTACCTGGTTTGGCAAGTGGAAGGGGGCTGTGCGTCCGCAGTTTCCTTTCCGGTTTGGTGTTGATCCAGGTCATGTTGAATAACAATGTGTAATACATACCTTTGAAAATAGATAAGAAAGTTTAATGTTTGCCTGTGGAAAGAATTCCGTCTTCCCCTCCCCCTATTAAACCGCTTCCGAAGCAGGAGAGCCGGCCCCGCTGGTCGGTAATGATCCCGGTTTATAACTGCTCGGGTTTCCTTTCAGAAACACTACAGGCTGTATTGCAGCAGGCACTGCCTGAAGAGCAGATGCAGATCGAAGTAATTGATGATGGCAGTACAGATGCTGATGTGGCAGCGCTGGTGCAGCAGATAAGTCATGGCCGGGTGGGCTATTTCCGGCAGCCGCAGAATGTGGGCAGTTTGCGGAATTTTGAAACCTGCATTAACAGGGCCACCGGACACCTTGTTCATATTCTGCATGGCGATGACCTTATCAAGCCTGGTTATTATGATAGCATGCAACGCCTGTTTGACCGTTATCCGCAGATCGGGGCAGCTTTTTGCCGGTATGTTTATATAGGTCAAAGCAGCAAGCCGCTGTATTACCGGGATGCTGAAATGGATACGCCGGGTATTCTGGACAATTGGTTGCTGCGCCTGGCCGAACGGCAGCGGCTTCAGTTTTGCACGGTTACGGTGAAAAGGGAGGTATATGAAAAGCTGGGTGGTTTCTATGGCGTTGATTATGGCGAAGACTGGGAGATGTGGATGCGCATTGCGCGTGATTATCCGGTGGCCTATGAACCTGCCGTGCTGGCTGCCTACCGCCTCCACATGGCTTCCATTTCCGGGCAATCTTATACTTCTGCGAAAAACCTGAAGGACCTGCAATGGGTGATCCAAACTATTCAGCAGTACCTGCCGGAACCTGACAGGGAAAGACTTTATAAGAAAGCGATGAAGTTCTATGCCCATTACGCTATCAAAATAGCCAATGACCTGTGGTATGGTCTGCATAACCGGGAGGGAGCCAGAACGCAGGTACAGGAAGCATTGCTGATGCACAAAGATCCGTTGATGTATTGGAAGATCGCCAAGCTGTATACCAAAATGGCTTTGAATATAACCTCATTCATACCACGTAAAAACAATTGATGAAGGCAGGCATTACTATCCTGATATGCACGTATAATGGCGCTGCGCGTTTGCCCGCCACCCTTCAGCATATTGCCCAACAACATGTTCCTGCTTCCTTACCCTGTGAGGTAATCCTGGTAGACAATGCTTCTGCTGATAATACGGCGCAACTGGCACAATCGGGCTGGGAAAAGTATGATACCTCCCTTGAGCTAACAATTATAACGGAACCCAGGCCCGGACTTACTTATGCCCGGGAAACAGGCTTTGCCCATGCCGCTTATGAATATATTATTCTCTGCGATGATGACAACTGGCTGGGGCCTTCCTATATAGAGACTGTTTTCTCTATCATGGAGCAGCATCCTGCTATTGGTTTGCTGGGTGGGCGTGGAGAGTTTATTTATGAGACACCACCGCCGGAATGGATCACGATCTTAAACCTGTATGCCGGCGGTGCACAGGCTACAGAGAACGGGCAGGTAGCAGATGGAGTGGTGTATGGCGCCGGCGCCACCCTCCGGAAATCGGCTTATGAAGCGCTCGTACGCAATGGCTTTATTTCTGCCCTGACCGACCGGGTAGGTTACCAGTTAAGTTCGGGGGGAGATTATGAGTTGTGTTATGCACTCGCCTTAGCCGGCTATAGCATCTGGTATGATGAAAGGTTGTATTTCCAGCATTTTATTACTTCCAACAGGCTTACGCAAGCGTATTGCCTCACGTATATAGAAGAAAGCTCCCGTTGCTTTTCTGTACTGGAGCCTTATAAGATCCTGTTGAAAACAGGCAGTACCAGCAGGAAGG of the Paraflavitalea devenefica genome contains:
- a CDS encoding M14 family metallopeptidase; protein product: MRTILLCFCAFIPFLLTAQTISTKYEQSNYQETPTYQEAIAWWKQLDERFPQVKMLTMGPTDAGFPLHLVIVSADKDVDIASLKKKDRRFILINNGIHPGEPDGIDASMLLVRDIVTHKKTLPANLVLAIIPVYNIGGCLNRSAFYRVDQNGPKEFGFRGNSQNLDLNRDFIKADSKEARSFAEIFHLCDPDVFVDNHVSNGADYQHVMTLLTSQHSKLGGAMGEYLNKQFEPGLYALMKEKGYDLVPYVSFGGNTPDAGLTAYFDGPRYSSGYATLWHTFAFVPETHMLKSYEQRVQSTYALMESFIAFTTKNSQAIKQLREQTKQSVKQQTDFPVSWVLNRNKNAEVTFKGYEAIRKPSDISGLSRLYYDRSKPYEKQLKYYNYFDAKTTIKKPAAYIVPQGWWKIIDLLKLNKVQMKPLARDTAMEVEVYRIEDYKTSPRPYEMHHLNTDVKVSASMQKLSFRKGDYYIPMNQVANRFLIEVLEPQADDSYFAWNYFDGILGQKEGFSGYAFEDIAAQYLKEHPELKTKLEEKKATDTTLAKSAGAQLDFIYRNSPYYEPAHMRYPVFRIIEH
- a CDS encoding ABC transporter permease — translated: MASEAGTNEHWDWEISNRSSWCNWSLHELWAYRHLLFRFIKRDFLVNYQQTILGPLWVILQPALTLVVYVWVFGHWMGIPTGSAPPVLFFLCGILLWGLCNDLFTGTAFIFTYYSYLYSKVYFPRLIVPLSVAGTHVVRFLIQLVLLLIVFGYYWLWRDYPVTFNAWTLFLPVAMLLTALFALSFGLIFSILTARYRDLTNIVHLGIRLFMFVTPVIYPVSLVPPGIRWFVNANPLSPLFEVFRYALLGQGTFTPGQLLYSTLSITLLFFFSLAWFNKQAVRLIDVV
- a CDS encoding ABC transporter ATP-binding protein gives rise to the protein MSDIVIEATDVSKLYRLGVAGTGSFRQDLKRWWTKNLTSREDPFFHTGDNRGAHSLSEVRALDHVSFQIRQGEIWGIVGNNGAGKSTLLKIISRIIQPTAGQVRGKGTIGSLLEVGTGFHGELTGRENVYISGYLLGMNKAQVKQRFDEIVEFSGIEKFIDTPVKRYSSGMYVRLAFSVAAHLEPDILIMDEVLAVGDTAFQKKCLDKMQQVANESHRTILFVSHNMQAVNHLCRQAMWLQQGKLVTMGTAAQVVNSYIGSLQQHKLGFQSADIATAPGNELVRILSFELIPDLKNPGDVIDIRTPLTVQFSIYNNEPGMVLNAGLHLHNYAGDCIFDVASPVAVCPAGIIQGECRIPGHFLNDGSYYFSLIIVRDTSIPVYYHEAGIHFEVADYREGTTWFGKWKGAVRPQFPFRFGVDPGHVE
- a CDS encoding glycosyltransferase family 2 protein, whose product is MERIPSSPPPIKPLPKQESRPRWSVMIPVYNCSGFLSETLQAVLQQALPEEQMQIEVIDDGSTDADVAALVQQISHGRVGYFRQPQNVGSLRNFETCINRATGHLVHILHGDDLIKPGYYDSMQRLFDRYPQIGAAFCRYVYIGQSSKPLYYRDAEMDTPGILDNWLLRLAERQRLQFCTVTVKREVYEKLGGFYGVDYGEDWEMWMRIARDYPVAYEPAVLAAYRLHMASISGQSYTSAKNLKDLQWVIQTIQQYLPEPDRERLYKKAMKFYAHYAIKIANDLWYGLHNREGARTQVQEALLMHKDPLMYWKIAKLYTKMALNITSFIPRKNN
- a CDS encoding glycosyltransferase — translated: MKAGITILICTYNGAARLPATLQHIAQQHVPASLPCEVILVDNASADNTAQLAQSGWEKYDTSLELTIITEPRPGLTYARETGFAHAAYEYIILCDDDNWLGPSYIETVFSIMEQHPAIGLLGGRGEFIYETPPPEWITILNLYAGGAQATENGQVADGVVYGAGATLRKSAYEALVRNGFISALTDRVGYQLSSGGDYELCYALALAGYSIWYDERLYFQHFITSNRLTQAYCLTYIEESSRCFSVLEPYKILLKTGSTSRKVFRRELIKSFGYHVKKTASLLFKNAFSKKSPAERIGYQLKLTLLKRRLRSYRQYSIMEDNFSKAVSLRATLRQASLDLAGPQDSLEEGVKAV